A region from the uncultured Macellibacteroides sp. genome encodes:
- the hisD gene encoding histidinol dehydrogenase, with product MEVIKYPAPEAWGDLLKRPALDVSSLFSTVQTVLDAVRTEGDEAVKRYGEQFDKVRVSQLLTSEAEISEAEGLVDESLKEAIRTAKNNIEKFHAAQQFTGSRIETTAGVTCWQKAVAIEKVGLYIPGGSAPLFSTVLMLAIPAKIAGCKEIVLCTPPNKEGKIHPAILFAAKVAGVSKIIKAGGIQAIAAMAYGTETVPKVYKIFGPGNQYVTAAKQLVSLKEVAIDMPAGPSEVEVIADASANPEFIAADFLSQAEHGPDSQAILVTSAEGIVGNVIKAVQDQLELLPRKEITEKALTHSRIIVLKDEAEVISFTNQYAPEHLIIQTADYASIAEQITNAGSVFMGAYTPESAGDYASGTNHTLPTNGYARSYSGVNLDSFIKKITFQEITPEGIKNLGNTIELMAAGEQLDAHRNAVTVRLNTL from the coding sequence ATGGAAGTCATAAAATATCCCGCGCCCGAAGCGTGGGGAGACCTTTTAAAACGTCCGGCTTTGGATGTAAGTTCGTTGTTTAGTACGGTGCAAACCGTATTGGATGCCGTACGTACCGAAGGCGACGAAGCCGTAAAAAGATACGGCGAGCAGTTCGATAAAGTACGTGTTTCGCAACTCCTGACAAGCGAAGCCGAGATTAGCGAAGCCGAAGGATTGGTGGATGAATCGTTGAAGGAAGCAATTCGTACTGCAAAGAATAATATTGAAAAGTTTCACGCGGCTCAACAGTTTACCGGGAGCCGCATCGAAACAACAGCTGGTGTTACCTGTTGGCAAAAGGCGGTGGCTATCGAGAAAGTGGGACTTTATATCCCGGGGGGGAGTGCTCCATTGTTTTCTACCGTGTTGATGCTGGCTATTCCCGCTAAAATTGCCGGGTGCAAAGAGATTGTTTTATGTACACCTCCCAACAAAGAGGGTAAGATTCACCCGGCCATTCTCTTTGCCGCTAAGGTTGCAGGTGTGAGCAAAATCATTAAGGCGGGTGGTATTCAGGCGATAGCCGCCATGGCGTACGGTACAGAGACGGTGCCTAAGGTTTATAAGATTTTTGGTCCGGGTAATCAATATGTAACGGCTGCCAAACAATTGGTAAGTCTTAAAGAAGTAGCCATCGATATGCCGGCAGGACCTTCGGAAGTGGAGGTTATTGCAGACGCATCGGCTAATCCCGAGTTTATCGCGGCCGACTTCCTCTCGCAGGCAGAACACGGACCCGATAGTCAGGCGATACTCGTTACTTCCGCCGAAGGGATTGTAGGGAACGTAATCAAAGCCGTACAAGATCAGCTGGAACTTCTTCCAAGAAAAGAAATTACAGAAAAGGCGTTAACGCACAGTCGCATTATTGTCTTAAAGGACGAAGCGGAAGTGATAAGCTTTACCAATCAATATGCACCGGAACACCTCATTATCCAAACGGCCGATTATGCATCCATTGCGGAGCAAATTACCAATGCGGGCAGTGTGTTTATGGGAGCTTATACACCCGAAAGTGCCGGCGATTACGCATCTGGAACAAATCATACACTGCCAACCAACGGATATGCCCGCTCGTATAGCGGAGTTAATCTGGACAGCTTCATTAAAAAGATTACATTTCAGGAGATTACTCCCGAAGGAATAAAGAATTTAGGAAACACCATCGAGCTTATGGCTGCGGGCGAACAATTGGATGCGCACCGAAATGCTGTAACTGTAAGACTGAATACATTATGA
- the hisG gene encoding ATP phosphoribosyltransferase, with protein MLRIAVQSKGRLFEETMLLLEEAGIKLNKGKRTLLLAAKGFPVEVLFLRDDDIPQSVANGVADIGIVGENEYIEKGAEALLIKRLGFSKCRLSLAIPKDEVYKGLEWFNGKTIATSYPEILKTYLKKNQVKSELHVISGSVEIAPGIGLADAIFDIVSSGSTLVSNQLKEVDVVMQSEALLIANNELSDEKKDILNELIFRFEAIQTAEGKKYVLLNAPKDKLNEIIEILPGMKSPTVTPLAEEGWVSVQSVIAEKHFWEIIGKLKTLGAEGILVIPIEKMIL; from the coding sequence ATGTTACGAATTGCAGTACAGTCCAAGGGACGTTTATTTGAGGAAACAATGTTGCTTCTTGAAGAAGCCGGTATCAAGTTAAATAAAGGTAAGCGTACATTACTGCTTGCAGCCAAAGGTTTTCCTGTAGAAGTACTCTTCCTGCGCGACGACGATATCCCTCAGTCAGTTGCCAATGGGGTTGCCGATATCGGTATTGTTGGCGAAAACGAATATATTGAAAAGGGAGCTGAAGCATTGCTAATCAAACGCCTTGGATTCAGTAAATGCCGTCTTTCGCTTGCTATTCCAAAAGACGAAGTATATAAAGGTCTGGAGTGGTTTAATGGAAAAACAATTGCCACCTCCTACCCCGAAATACTTAAGACCTATCTGAAAAAGAATCAGGTTAAGTCTGAACTGCACGTAATAAGCGGATCGGTTGAGATTGCTCCCGGCATTGGATTGGCAGATGCAATCTTCGATATCGTTAGCTCGGGTAGTACGCTGGTAAGCAATCAACTGAAGGAAGTGGATGTGGTTATGCAAAGTGAAGCTCTTCTTATTGCCAACAACGAACTTTCCGATGAGAAGAAAGATATTCTTAATGAACTTATCTTCCGCTTCGAAGCTATTCAAACAGCCGAAGGAAAGAAATATGTGTTACTAAATGCACCTAAAGATAAACTAAATGAGATTATAGAGATCCTTCCGGGAATGAAGAGTCCTACGGTTACTCCTCTTGCCGAAGAAGGTTGGGTTTCTGTTCAGTCTGTAATTGCAGAAAAACATTTCTGGGAAATTATTGGCAAGCTTAAAACATTAGGAGCTGAAGGTATTTTGGTTATTCCGATTGAAAAAATGATTTTATAA
- a CDS encoding DUF4268 domain-containing protein, which produces MYTKDELRELKIAFWESFASYCEVQPYLRDRKKIWILYNTKIKGVELKFDATRNGAYVILEVNHKQEDLRLEMFEKLTWYKETLEKDFPEGLIWDICYVRETGKEVARIYTCKEGIDFHRKEHWGEFFLFMASKMYLLERNFSEIAEYIRE; this is translated from the coding sequence ATGTACACAAAAGACGAATTGCGGGAATTAAAGATAGCCTTTTGGGAGAGTTTTGCATCATACTGCGAAGTACAACCCTATTTAAGGGATCGTAAAAAAATCTGGATTTTATACAATACAAAGATAAAAGGAGTAGAACTAAAATTTGATGCCACGCGTAATGGTGCCTATGTAATCTTAGAAGTTAACCACAAGCAGGAAGACCTTCGTCTGGAAATGTTTGAGAAGCTAACATGGTACAAGGAAACACTCGAAAAAGATTTCCCTGAAGGTCTAATTTGGGACATATGTTATGTACGTGAAACCGGGAAAGAAGTTGCACGTATCTATACATGTAAAGAAGGAATAGACTTTCACAGAAAGGAGCATTGGGGTGAGTTTTTCCTGTTCATGGCTAGCAAAATGTATTTGCTTGAACGCAACTTTAGTGAAATAGCCGAATATATCAGGGAATAG
- the trmD gene encoding tRNA (guanosine(37)-N1)-methyltransferase TrmD — MRIDILTVLPEMIEGMVNCSILKRAQDKGLAEIHLHNLRDYTTNKWRRVDDYPFGGEAGMVMQIEPIDRAISQLKSEREYDEVIYTSPDGETFNQPMANNMSMLNNLIILCGHYKGIDYRIREHLITKEISVGDYVLTGGELAAAIMADAIIRLLPGAIGDEQSALSDSFQDNLLAPPVYTRPADYKGWKVPDVLLSGHERKIAEWRLQQAHERTQRLRPDLLL; from the coding sequence ATGAGAATCGATATTCTTACCGTTTTGCCTGAAATGATAGAAGGAATGGTTAATTGTTCCATTCTAAAGAGAGCACAGGACAAAGGCTTGGCAGAAATTCATCTGCATAACCTACGTGACTACACTACAAATAAGTGGCGTCGGGTGGATGATTATCCTTTTGGTGGTGAAGCGGGCATGGTTATGCAGATTGAACCCATTGATCGTGCAATCTCTCAGCTGAAGAGTGAAAGGGAGTATGATGAGGTAATCTATACTTCTCCAGATGGAGAAACGTTTAATCAGCCAATGGCAAATAATATGTCAATGCTGAATAATCTGATAATCCTTTGCGGACATTATAAAGGGATTGATTATCGTATTCGCGAACACCTTATTACGAAAGAAATTTCAGTTGGTGATTATGTACTAACAGGTGGAGAGTTGGCTGCAGCCATTATGGCCGATGCCATTATACGTTTACTCCCAGGTGCCATAGGCGATGAACAAAGTGCATTGTCGGATTCTTTTCAGGATAATTTACTTGCTCCCCCGGTATACACTCGTCCGGCAGATTATAAAGGATGGAAAGTCCCAGATGTATTGCTTTCCGGGCATGAACGCAAAATAGCTGAATGGCGCCTGCAGCAGGCTCACGAGCGGACTCAACGTCTGCGTCCTGATCTTTTACTTTAG
- the xyl3A gene encoding xylan 1,4-beta-xylosidase, whose translation MRMKFITGVAFLLLISASCVSQKYEYPFRNPDLSINERVDDLLGRLTPEEKVGQMMNQTPAVDRLGISPYDWWNEALHGVARAGKATVFPQAIGMAATFDDEALLKTFSMVSDEARAKYNQYQKNKEYDRYKGLTFWTPNINIFRDPRWGRGMETYGEDPYLTGRMGLAVVKGLQGNDPDYFKTHACAKHYAVHSGPEWNRHEYNAEVSPRDLWLTYLPAFEQLVKEGNVQEVMCAYNRFEGQPCCGSDKLLIDILRNSWGYKGIILSDCGAIDDFWQKDKNTPRHETHPDAVSASVDAVRSGTDLECGGSYRSLVKALKNGTLKESDLDASLRRLFTARFELGMFDPDSKVPFSKIPYEVVESQKHKLQALEMAHKSIVLLKNNDNILPLKKGIKKIAVVGPNAADSTMLWSNYNGFPTYTVTILDGIRKKLPNAEVVYELGCNHTDNFVMLDMGDNVTSVSGKGFAAEYFNNTEFKGTPAYKGLVNGIHFTTGGNTQFAPNVNLSDFTARFTGVFQAPLTGDIDFELSGNDGIRLFINDQVVSEMWESEYTAFRKYTLKAEKGKKYSVKIEYMQRSGMADLNFSIGTRTPVDYIGTASKVKDADVIVYVGGISPRLEGEEMPVDAEGFRKGDRTNIELPKVQKEMIQALKATGKPVVYVLCTGSALALNWEEANVDAILNAWYGGQEGGTAVADVLFGDYNPAGRLPVTFYKSVDQLPDFQDYSMKGRTYRYMTQEPLYPFGYGLSYTSFVYRNARLSSSEIGKADKVTLTVEVENTGKLDGDEVVQVYIKNPNDPEGPLKSLKGFKRVSVKSGAKQSVSIELEPKAFYSFNDATQTLEVKAGTYQVLYGGSSADKALQSLTLKID comes from the coding sequence ATGAGAATGAAATTTATCACGGGTGTAGCTTTTTTATTGTTGATATCCGCTTCGTGTGTTAGCCAGAAGTATGAATATCCTTTCCGAAATCCAGACCTTTCCATTAACGAACGTGTCGACGATCTGCTTGGCAGACTAACTCCTGAGGAAAAAGTTGGACAGATGATGAATCAAACTCCGGCCGTAGACCGCTTAGGGATTTCTCCCTATGATTGGTGGAATGAGGCGTTGCATGGCGTTGCCAGAGCTGGAAAAGCAACTGTCTTCCCTCAGGCTATTGGTATGGCTGCAACATTTGATGATGAAGCTTTACTAAAAACTTTCTCAATGGTGAGTGACGAGGCTCGTGCCAAGTACAATCAGTATCAAAAAAACAAGGAATATGATCGATATAAAGGTCTGACTTTCTGGACTCCTAATATTAATATATTCAGAGATCCACGCTGGGGCCGGGGTATGGAAACTTATGGAGAAGATCCTTATCTTACAGGTAGGATGGGACTTGCTGTAGTAAAAGGTTTGCAGGGTAACGATCCTGATTATTTCAAAACACATGCTTGCGCAAAGCACTATGCAGTACATAGCGGACCGGAGTGGAACAGACATGAATACAATGCAGAGGTTTCTCCACGAGATTTGTGGCTAACTTATCTTCCTGCCTTCGAACAACTTGTTAAAGAGGGTAATGTTCAGGAGGTTATGTGTGCTTATAATCGTTTTGAAGGACAGCCATGCTGCGGAAGTGATAAGTTGCTTATTGATATTCTTCGCAATTCATGGGGATATAAAGGTATTATATTGTCGGATTGTGGAGCCATTGATGATTTTTGGCAGAAAGACAAAAATACACCTCGTCATGAAACCCACCCCGATGCGGTAAGTGCATCCGTAGATGCTGTTCGTAGCGGAACGGATCTTGAATGTGGAGGTAGCTATCGTTCGCTTGTAAAAGCTTTGAAAAATGGAACATTGAAAGAGTCCGATCTGGACGCTTCATTGCGTAGGTTATTTACTGCCCGCTTTGAATTAGGCATGTTCGATCCTGATAGTAAGGTCCCATTTTCTAAAATTCCGTATGAGGTGGTTGAAAGTCAGAAGCACAAACTACAGGCCTTGGAAATGGCTCATAAGAGTATTGTTTTATTGAAAAATAATGACAATATCCTCCCCTTGAAAAAAGGTATTAAAAAAATTGCTGTGGTTGGTCCGAATGCAGCTGATAGCACTATGCTTTGGTCAAATTATAATGGTTTCCCTACCTATACGGTAACTATACTTGATGGAATCAGAAAGAAACTTCCAAATGCAGAAGTCGTTTATGAGTTGGGTTGTAATCATACAGATAATTTTGTAATGCTTGATATGGGAGATAATGTTACTTCTGTATCAGGTAAAGGTTTTGCTGCCGAGTATTTCAATAATACGGAATTTAAAGGCACGCCTGCTTACAAAGGTTTGGTAAACGGTATTCACTTCACAACAGGAGGTAATACCCAATTTGCACCGAATGTAAACTTATCAGACTTCACAGCCAGGTTTACAGGTGTATTTCAAGCTCCTTTGACTGGTGATATTGATTTTGAACTTTCAGGAAATGATGGAATTCGTTTATTTATTAATGACCAGGTAGTTTCAGAAATGTGGGAAAGCGAATATACTGCTTTCCGTAAATATACCTTGAAAGCAGAAAAAGGGAAGAAATATTCTGTAAAGATCGAATATATGCAACGTTCCGGTATGGCAGATTTGAACTTTTCTATTGGCACTCGAACACCAGTTGATTATATTGGTACAGCATCAAAAGTGAAAGATGCTGATGTAATTGTATATGTCGGCGGTATTTCGCCCCGTCTGGAAGGAGAAGAAATGCCCGTTGACGCCGAAGGATTCCGTAAAGGCGACCGGACAAACATCGAACTTCCTAAGGTGCAAAAGGAAATGATACAGGCTTTGAAAGCAACAGGTAAGCCTGTGGTTTATGTTTTATGTACAGGTAGTGCGTTGGCTCTTAACTGGGAAGAGGCAAATGTGGACGCAATCCTTAACGCCTGGTATGGCGGACAGGAGGGTGGAACTGCTGTTGCAGATGTACTTTTCGGAGATTATAATCCGGCAGGTCGTTTACCGGTTACATTCTATAAGTCTGTGGATCAGCTTCCTGATTTTCAGGATTACAGCATGAAGGGTCGTACCTATCGTTATATGACGCAGGAACCATTGTATCCTTTTGGCTACGGCTTAAGTTATACATCTTTTGTTTATCGTAATGCCAGACTTTCCTCTTCGGAAATAGGGAAAGCAGATAAGGTTACACTTACAGTAGAAGTTGAGAATACTGGAAAGCTAGATGGCGATGAAGTTGTGCAGGTTTACATTAAGAATCCGAATGATCCTGAGGGGCCTCTTAAATCATTGAAAGGATTTAAGCGCGTATCAGTTAAGTCCGGAGCGAAGCAGTCTGTATCTATTGAACTGGAACCGAAAGCGTTCTATTCATTTAATGATGCTACACAAACCTTGGAAGTAAAAGCCGGAACATACCAAGTTCTTTATGGAGGTTCGTCTGCAGATAAGGCGCTGCAATCATTGACGCTCAAAATTGATTAA
- a CDS encoding Na+/H+ antiporter NhaC family protein — MDKEESIKTPYNHTPNVWALTPLAVFLVAYLVVSILAGDFYKMPITVAFCISSVVAIVISKGGKLNNRIEQFCRGAANTNIMLMVLIFILAGAFAQTAKAMGAIDATVNMALAILPGNMLVAGIFIAACFISLSVGTSVGTVVALAPVAAGIAQRTGIDLPLMIGAVVGGAMFGDNLSFISDTTIVATRTQGCNMSDKFKTNIQIALPVAIVVTIIYFITGNSSLGYAASESIDWIKVIPYIIVLITAISGVNVLLVLLIGTILSGVVGLLSGGFDIWGWTGSMGEGINNMGELIIVTLLAGGILEMIRYNGGIDWIIIKLTSRVRTARGAELSIAGLVSFANVCTANNTIALIMAGPIAKDISTKFKIDPKRSASILDIFSCFVQGIIPYGAQLLMASGLAGISPIEIMENLYYPYLLGITTFISILIRRRK; from the coding sequence ATGGATAAAGAAGAGTCTATAAAAACGCCTTACAACCATACACCAAATGTATGGGCATTAACGCCTTTGGCTGTTTTTCTTGTTGCCTATCTTGTTGTATCAATACTGGCAGGCGATTTTTACAAAATGCCTATTACCGTTGCTTTCTGTATATCTTCTGTTGTAGCTATCGTCATCTCAAAAGGAGGCAAGCTTAATAACAGGATTGAACAATTTTGCAGGGGAGCTGCCAACACGAACATCATGCTAATGGTGTTAATCTTTATTCTCGCCGGAGCATTCGCCCAAACAGCAAAGGCGATGGGAGCTATAGACGCAACCGTAAACATGGCTTTAGCTATACTTCCGGGAAATATGCTTGTGGCTGGTATTTTTATAGCAGCCTGCTTCATCTCCCTGTCGGTTGGCACTTCTGTAGGAACCGTAGTAGCACTAGCTCCTGTTGCTGCAGGCATTGCTCAACGTACAGGAATAGATCTACCTTTAATGATTGGAGCGGTTGTTGGAGGAGCTATGTTTGGAGACAATCTTTCCTTTATTTCGGACACAACCATTGTAGCTACCCGAACCCAGGGATGTAACATGTCTGATAAATTTAAAACCAATATACAAATTGCTCTGCCGGTAGCAATTGTTGTAACTATAATTTATTTTATTACAGGGAATTCATCTCTCGGATATGCCGCTTCCGAATCGATTGACTGGATAAAGGTTATTCCCTATATAATAGTCTTGATAACGGCCATTTCCGGGGTTAATGTACTGCTGGTATTACTTATCGGCACAATTCTATCTGGAGTAGTTGGATTATTGTCAGGAGGTTTCGACATTTGGGGATGGACTGGATCCATGGGAGAAGGGATCAACAACATGGGAGAATTAATTATTGTAACTCTGTTAGCAGGAGGTATCCTCGAAATGATTCGTTATAACGGAGGCATTGATTGGATAATTATAAAACTCACCTCCCGCGTCAGAACAGCAAGGGGTGCAGAGCTTAGCATTGCTGGCCTGGTAAGTTTTGCTAATGTTTGTACAGCAAATAACACCATTGCGCTTATTATGGCGGGACCAATTGCAAAAGATATATCCACTAAATTTAAGATCGATCCAAAACGTTCTGCCAGTATTCTAGACATCTTTTCTTGCTTTGTACAAGGTATTATTCCATACGGAGCACAACTCCTTATGGCATCTGGATTGGCGGGTATTTCTCCTATCGAAATTATGGAGAATTTATATTATCCTTATTTATTAGGCATAACAACCTTTATATCTATATTGATCAGGAGAAGAAAATAA
- a CDS encoding DUF5686 family protein, with protein MAKIIRYIFLFVLLLAGTSTSNLLAQRITSASGIVKDSITGEPMSYVSVIFENSTIGTMTDDNGLFSVQNDKGLTKLLISSLGYENKRVSISSGKKNEALSVLIRPTSIQISEVVIKPKKEKYTKKDNPAVELIKNVIDRKNENRIEAKDAYQSERYEKLSIALDNFNPNLDKNKFLKKFSFIKNYLDTSEFNGKPILTVSVRETLSDIYYRKDPKSEKIITKGQKLQGIDKSLDEGGITANLQEIFQGINIFDNNINILLNRFVSPLSSALATSYYKYYIMDTVMVGNNECVDLAFVPFNSQSYGFTGRLYITLDGNYAIKKFLLNVPSNINLNFVDNLRISQEFKQMPDSTWVLDQENTFINFYVIKGTQQLYAHQMRSYNSYNFSSPPDSVFNILGSNIVLESAINQPDSFWVANRHVPLKEKENALKDLLAELRKVPTFNVMIKTAEILISGYVQTGKDRSTSKFDFGPMNTTFSANQIEGFRMRVGGMTTANFHKHLFASGYMAYGATDRKLKYNGKLTWAFNKKQYHEGETPRNNLSLMHEYDIYTPGQDFLFTSKDNIFVAWKVGEPITKMSYIRKTMLTYEKEWLNGLTIKTWLRNQNDEPTGTLRYVHRDASGNMFRVNDITTSEAGVQLRFAPGERAYSGRAGKESPFNLSKDAPIFKISHQLGIDNVLGSEYGYNHTEVSAEKRIWLSSFGHIDAKVKGGKVWDKAPFPLLILPNTNQSVTIQPEAFHMMSALEFVTDQYVSLDVTYYMKGWILNRVPGINWLKLREVVSFNAIYGGLTDKNNPMKTPGLFMFPEGTQPLGSSPYMEASVGLENIFKILRVDYFRRLSYLDTPNTKKSGIRIALRFSF; from the coding sequence ATGGCAAAAATTATCCGTTACATATTTCTATTTGTCCTTCTATTGGCAGGGACAAGCACATCAAATTTACTAGCTCAACGAATTACATCTGCATCTGGAATTGTAAAAGATTCCATTACAGGAGAACCGATGTCGTATGTGTCAGTGATTTTTGAGAATTCAACGATCGGAACAATGACCGACGATAATGGGCTATTCTCTGTTCAAAATGACAAAGGGCTTACAAAGTTGTTGATTTCTTCTTTGGGATACGAAAATAAAAGAGTTTCTATTTCTTCGGGGAAGAAAAACGAAGCGCTTTCTGTACTCATTCGCCCTACATCTATCCAAATATCGGAAGTTGTTATCAAACCTAAAAAAGAAAAGTATACAAAAAAAGATAATCCTGCGGTAGAATTGATCAAAAATGTAATTGATCGAAAAAACGAAAACCGTATAGAAGCTAAAGATGCTTATCAATCCGAACGATACGAAAAACTAAGTATCGCTCTAGACAATTTTAATCCGAATCTTGATAAAAATAAGTTTTTGAAGAAATTCAGTTTTATCAAAAACTACCTGGATACATCTGAATTTAATGGCAAACCAATTCTTACAGTTTCTGTCCGCGAAACTTTATCCGATATTTATTATCGTAAGGATCCGAAATCGGAGAAGATTATAACCAAAGGGCAAAAATTACAGGGAATAGATAAGTCTCTGGATGAAGGTGGCATCACAGCTAACTTGCAAGAGATTTTTCAAGGCATCAACATATTCGACAATAATATAAACATATTATTAAATAGATTTGTAAGTCCACTCTCCTCTGCACTGGCAACTTCCTATTACAAGTATTACATCATGGATACTGTAATGGTTGGCAACAACGAGTGCGTTGATTTGGCTTTCGTTCCATTCAACAGCCAGAGTTATGGTTTTACAGGGAGATTATACATTACACTGGATGGTAATTATGCCATCAAAAAATTCCTGCTTAACGTACCTTCAAATATTAACCTGAACTTTGTAGACAATCTTCGGATAAGTCAGGAATTTAAGCAGATGCCTGACAGCACATGGGTGCTTGATCAGGAAAATACTTTCATTAATTTCTATGTGATTAAAGGTACTCAACAGCTTTACGCACATCAGATGCGTAGTTACAATAGCTATAACTTCTCAAGTCCACCAGACTCAGTATTTAATATTTTAGGAAGCAACATCGTTCTCGAAAGCGCAATTAATCAGCCTGACAGTTTTTGGGTTGCTAATCGGCATGTTCCTTTAAAGGAAAAAGAGAACGCTTTAAAAGATTTGCTTGCAGAGTTACGAAAGGTTCCGACTTTCAATGTAATGATAAAAACTGCCGAAATCCTGATATCCGGCTACGTTCAGACTGGCAAAGACCGAAGTACAAGTAAATTTGACTTCGGACCTATGAACACGACTTTCAGTGCAAACCAGATTGAAGGTTTCCGCATGCGAGTTGGAGGGATGACAACCGCTAACTTCCACAAACATTTATTTGCCAGCGGTTATATGGCTTATGGAGCCACCGATCGTAAATTAAAATACAACGGGAAGTTAACATGGGCGTTCAATAAAAAACAATATCACGAGGGAGAAACACCCCGCAATAACCTGTCGTTAATGCACGAATACGATATTTACACACCTGGTCAGGACTTCCTCTTTACCAGTAAGGATAATATTTTCGTAGCATGGAAGGTTGGAGAACCGATTACAAAAATGAGTTATATCCGTAAAACCATGCTTACATACGAAAAAGAATGGTTAAATGGTCTGACAATAAAAACATGGTTACGTAATCAAAACGACGAACCTACAGGAACACTACGCTATGTGCACAGAGATGCATCAGGAAATATGTTCCGGGTGAACGACATCACTACTTCTGAAGCAGGAGTTCAACTACGGTTTGCCCCAGGCGAAAGGGCTTACAGTGGAAGAGCGGGCAAAGAATCTCCATTCAACCTGTCGAAAGATGCCCCCATATTTAAAATATCGCACCAACTTGGGATAGATAATGTATTGGGAAGTGAATATGGATATAATCACACAGAAGTATCCGCAGAAAAACGAATCTGGTTATCATCATTTGGTCATATCGACGCGAAGGTTAAAGGGGGTAAGGTTTGGGATAAAGCTCCATTCCCTTTATTGATTTTACCCAATACCAACCAGTCTGTTACTATTCAGCCGGAAGCATTCCACATGATGAGTGCGCTTGAATTTGTAACTGACCAATATGTATCATTGGATGTAACGTATTACATGAAAGGTTGGATATTAAACCGCGTACCAGGCATCAACTGGCTTAAATTACGAGAAGTAGTTTCATTTAATGCCATTTACGGAGGTCTGACTGATAAAAACAACCCAATGAAGACTCCCGGTCTTTTTATGTTTCCTGAAGGAACACAACCATTGGGAAGTAGCCCATATATGGAAGCAAGTGTCGGACTTGAAAATATTTTCAAGATACTCCGCGTTGATTATTTCAGACGATTAAGCTATCTTGATACTCCCAATACTAAAAAAAGCGGCATCCGTATCGCACTTAGATTCTCATTCTAA